Proteins encoded together in one Benincasa hispida cultivar B227 chromosome 1, ASM972705v1, whole genome shotgun sequence window:
- the LOC120078360 gene encoding uncharacterized protein LOC120078360 yields the protein MRDPSNFTIPYSIGGIYIGQALCDLRASIKLMPLSIFKRLNVGQLTPITVTLQLADRSLVHPEGKLKDVLITIDKFILPTDFIILDYQADKDVPIILGRPFLSTGRAQIDVHKEEITMSVNEKKLRFNIIKAMKFPDEEGLLDSDDE from the coding sequence atgCGCGACCCAAGCAATTTTACAATACCCTACTCAATAGGAGGAATCTATATTGGTCAAGCATTATGCGATCTTAGGGCAAGCATAAaattaatgcccctttcaattttcaaaagattGAATGTGGGACAGCTAACGCCCATAACGGTGACTCTTCAACTCGCCGATAGATCCTTGGTGCACCCTGAAGGGAAATTAAAGGATGTCTTGATAACAATAGACAAATTCATTCTACCTACAGACTTTATTATCTTAGATTATCAGGCGGATAAAGATGTtccaatcatattgggacgaccattcttgtctactggtcgtgctcaaatagATGTGCATAAGGAAGAAATCACAATGAGCGTCAACGAAAAGAAGCTCAGGTTCAATATTATCAAGGCAATGAAGTTCCCAGATGAGGAAGGTTTATTAGATTCCGATGATGAATAA